One genomic segment of Rivularia sp. PCC 7116 includes these proteins:
- a CDS encoding FAD-dependent monooxygenase has translation MKIKTEVLIIGGGPVGMSMAAELRYQGIDCIVIEKTDGVVRDPKVSTVGYRSMEFCRRWGISENIRNAGWNKNHTLDVAWVTSVGEHEIFRVNLPSYAERTLPKYAPETEQVCPQHWFAPEFLNFLGIYPQGNVKLNSELENFHQSDSGIVASIKNLETGNTETIEAKYMVAADGARAQIRKQCGVEAIQYHDTQTFQSVVFQAPELASQLGDKNAMVFFLVNPTIQEPLRAVDGKGQYRLILKPKENGEIHDAYEAIKAAISIDTPVEIVSNLPWRLTHRVAKHFRKGNIFFIGDCAHTLSPSGGFGMNTGIGDAVDLGWKLAATIKGWGGENLLDTYETERRPIAVQNLEAANANLKRTQKRGIPPEIASNSPKGEAIRKQMAEGMEKSGVKKEFDAPGIHLGLRYQSPIVIPDGIPPDENNHEWTQSSYPGCRAPHAWLNEKLSTLDLFGHGFTLMCFHSEPTSQIEELTKICDKKQIPLTTHQINNPDIAKLYERAFVLVRPDGHVAWRGNEIPQDVETMIDKVRGALQLAVTI, from the coding sequence ATGAAAATAAAAACAGAAGTATTAATCATCGGCGGCGGTCCTGTCGGAATGTCAATGGCAGCCGAATTACGCTACCAAGGTATTGATTGCATTGTCATTGAAAAAACCGATGGAGTTGTTCGCGATCCAAAAGTAAGTACTGTAGGATATCGTTCGATGGAATTCTGCCGTCGTTGGGGTATTTCCGAAAATATTAGAAATGCTGGCTGGAATAAAAACCATACTTTAGATGTTGCTTGGGTAACTTCTGTCGGAGAACATGAAATCTTCCGCGTTAATTTACCTTCCTATGCCGAACGCACTTTACCTAAATATGCTCCGGAAACGGAACAGGTATGTCCCCAACATTGGTTTGCTCCCGAATTTCTCAATTTCTTAGGAATATACCCCCAAGGAAACGTCAAACTTAATTCCGAATTAGAAAATTTCCACCAATCCGATAGCGGAATAGTTGCGAGCATCAAGAATTTAGAAACTGGAAACACCGAAACCATTGAAGCTAAATACATGGTGGCAGCGGATGGCGCTCGCGCTCAAATCCGCAAACAATGCGGTGTTGAAGCAATTCAATATCACGATACCCAAACCTTTCAAAGCGTTGTTTTCCAAGCCCCCGAATTAGCATCACAATTGGGTGACAAGAATGCTATGGTTTTCTTTTTAGTAAATCCTACAATCCAAGAACCTTTACGAGCAGTTGATGGCAAAGGACAATACCGTTTAATTCTCAAACCTAAAGAAAATGGCGAAATTCACGATGCTTACGAAGCAATTAAAGCAGCTATTTCTATAGATACCCCTGTAGAAATAGTTTCAAACCTTCCCTGGCGTTTAACTCACCGAGTCGCCAAGCATTTTCGTAAAGGCAACATTTTCTTTATTGGTGATTGCGCTCATACTCTTTCCCCATCCGGTGGCTTTGGTATGAATACCGGCATCGGTGACGCTGTTGATTTGGGTTGGAAACTCGCGGCTACTATTAAAGGTTGGGGAGGAGAAAATTTACTCGACACCTACGAAACCGAACGTCGTCCGATAGCGGTACAGAACCTCGAAGCTGCAAATGCTAATTTAAAACGAACTCAAAAACGCGGTATTCCTCCCGAAATTGCCAGTAATTCTCCTAAAGGTGAAGCAATTCGCAAACAAATGGCTGAAGGTATGGAAAAAAGTGGAGTTAAAAAAGAATTTGATGCTCCTGGAATTCACCTTGGTTTACGTTATCAATCCCCAATCGTCATTCCCGACGGAATACCACCCGACGAAAATAACCACGAATGGACGCAAAGCAGCTATCCCGGTTGCCGCGCACCTCATGCTTGGCTAAACGAAAAATTATCAACTTTGGATTTATTCGGTCATGGTTTTACGTTAATGTGCTTTCATTCAGAACCAACTTCTCAAATTGAAGAATTAACGAAAATCTGTGACAAAAAACAAATTCCCTTAACAACTCATCAAATCAATAATCCTGACATCGCCAAACTTTACGAACGTGCTTTTGTCTTGGTTAGACCAGATGGACACGTCGCTTGGAGAGGTAACGAAATACCTCAAGATGTGGAAACTATGATTGATAAAGTCAGAGGAGCTTTACAGTTAGCTGTGACCATTTAA
- a CDS encoding ferritin-like domain-containing protein, whose protein sequence is MSVLDFPRLHFQGKARIHAPTGYKNGLIDLSDNTCYMNGVPYKENHSASEYHEYLYNKGPKFNSEGKLDENGPFSMAMGWNFGGNGHFSIDAQIISTQREFGKVDENDPVIGRSVDFWGHYNEYVKTSFNRARIFECDPASNWTNTIMLGQLAFGRLGDSNQVPYMVTAPIQGYQLARWQDFDYIRDLPEHILNHEFGKAAVYQFAISKGEEDFLWNDEVNISPTVSLLKEAMQREDVLGLVVQFSISNMSAPVQPDAPSFWELHGTIGLWCKDELKSYPSGRLLIKAGSREQGAAKSAVLGSPQVEQLFKTGGSMSNLTLKLNPQGVSLNMITAIPNVGRSPDAEAGIHKIFSKLDLGDLEIRTVDSNRLVGVIKPEQYNKEAHDLTSGLVDISYCDRWEDLREDVENQGLCIIGTVAGERRVLVKEKEINLQVDDACLFVEFPNFSKGEDNAVEIEVRSFVRGVPQSVQSVYINQFYNPRAFPQLRYQFSKEEGCFHYPKNSELQIVELKPGLQEEKGDFNSSCEISTNKQGRGWFTLRGAKAGTCKILISSSLNEIPRGYDNLDEAEITYDNDNKLGFWNTSGFCAVRVMGDDWHLDDIPQEDVDFNLIYEKVLSFYEASFSFMKAEVFSLADKCKVATYARLMWQMSDPKNKHKTYYMPPTRDMSESQSKLLLKFLQNQQQIGYIPPRSQLQPQQYQDKYQDKYQIKTNVELIKALKQAAELEVAVMLQYIYAGYSVPNYVTGEEYVRRGLWTEEQLHLACGDNKEVDNYGMRGVLMEIAREEMIHFLLVNNILMAIGEPFYPAVPDFKQLNAKFPIDIDFALEPLNALSLQYFMRLEMPDFLNETLVEETIPTSEQLHTYGSLSELYGQIRDGLENIPDLFTVDKNKVGGEHRLFMRDNLNQKHPDYQMQVYDVKSALFAVDVIVEHGEGSQTQSETFAKSHYQKFRQLADALSQEQICVNNKNQSRNGIVKTWNPSYPSLRNPSVSYQDHNSNVVTVPQTRMVMEIFNESYFLMMQLMVQHFNANPQGSLRRSKLMNASIDIMTGMMRPLGELLMTLPSGKRGKTAGPSFEIPTPEYIPDSKIAYQTIANKFEILAKRSYQCEVIPEAVSEMFDFYCNFFEELRSKQK, encoded by the coding sequence ATGAGCGTTTTAGATTTTCCTCGATTGCATTTCCAAGGTAAAGCCAGAATTCACGCTCCGACGGGATATAAAAATGGTTTAATCGACCTGAGCGACAACACTTGTTATATGAATGGTGTTCCGTACAAGGAAAATCATTCAGCTTCGGAATATCACGAATATCTTTATAATAAAGGGCCAAAATTCAACAGTGAAGGGAAGTTAGATGAAAACGGCCCTTTTAGTATGGCAATGGGATGGAATTTTGGCGGCAACGGTCATTTTTCAATTGATGCTCAAATTATTAGTACTCAGCGAGAGTTTGGCAAAGTTGATGAAAATGACCCGGTTATTGGCAGAAGTGTAGATTTTTGGGGTCATTATAACGAGTACGTCAAAACAAGTTTTAATAGAGCGAGGATATTTGAATGCGACCCTGCTTCTAATTGGACTAATACAATTATGTTGGGACAGTTAGCTTTTGGTAGGTTGGGTGATTCCAATCAAGTTCCTTATATGGTAACTGCTCCGATACAGGGTTATCAGCTAGCTCGCTGGCAAGATTTTGATTATATTCGCGATTTACCGGAGCATATTTTAAATCACGAATTTGGTAAAGCTGCTGTTTATCAGTTTGCTATTTCCAAGGGTGAGGAAGATTTTCTTTGGAATGATGAGGTAAATATATCGCCAACGGTTTCTTTATTAAAGGAAGCGATGCAGCGAGAAGATGTTTTGGGTTTGGTGGTGCAGTTTAGTATCAGCAATATGTCCGCACCAGTTCAACCTGATGCACCTTCTTTCTGGGAATTACATGGAACTATTGGTTTATGGTGTAAGGATGAATTAAAGAGTTATCCCAGTGGAAGGTTATTAATAAAGGCAGGGAGCAGGGAGCAGGGAGCAGCGAAAAGTGCGGTCTTGGGGTCTCCCCAAGTAGAGCAACTTTTCAAGACAGGGGGAAGTATGAGTAATTTAACTTTGAAGTTAAATCCCCAAGGTGTAAGTCTCAATATGATTACAGCGATTCCTAATGTAGGGCGATCGCCTGATGCCGAAGCTGGAATTCACAAGATTTTTTCAAAGTTGGATTTGGGAGATTTAGAAATTCGTACTGTTGATAGTAATCGTTTGGTTGGAGTAATTAAGCCAGAGCAATATAACAAGGAAGCTCATGATTTAACTAGTGGTTTGGTTGATATAAGTTATTGCGATCGCTGGGAAGATTTACGAGAAGATGTTGAAAATCAAGGTTTGTGCATTATCGGAACGGTTGCTGGTGAAAGAAGGGTTTTAGTTAAGGAGAAGGAAATTAATCTTCAAGTTGACGACGCTTGTTTATTTGTTGAATTTCCCAATTTTAGTAAAGGGGAAGATAATGCTGTTGAAATCGAAGTCCGCTCTTTTGTTAGAGGTGTTCCGCAATCGGTACAGTCAGTATACATAAATCAATTTTATAATCCCAGAGCTTTTCCTCAATTACGCTACCAATTTTCAAAGGAAGAAGGTTGTTTTCATTATCCTAAAAATTCCGAATTACAAATCGTTGAATTAAAACCTGGATTACAAGAAGAGAAAGGAGATTTTAATTCAAGCTGTGAAATTTCTACTAATAAACAAGGAAGAGGTTGGTTTACTTTAAGAGGTGCCAAAGCGGGAACTTGTAAAATATTGATTTCTAGTTCTTTAAATGAAATTCCTCGTGGCTACGATAACTTAGATGAAGCGGAAATCACTTACGACAACGATAATAAACTAGGTTTTTGGAATACTTCCGGCTTCTGCGCTGTCAGAGTCATGGGTGATGATTGGCACTTGGATGATATTCCCCAAGAAGATGTAGATTTTAATTTAATTTACGAAAAAGTTTTATCTTTCTACGAAGCCAGCTTCTCGTTTATGAAAGCGGAAGTTTTCAGCTTGGCTGATAAATGCAAAGTTGCTACCTACGCTCGTTTAATGTGGCAGATGTCCGACCCCAAAAATAAACATAAAACTTACTATATGCCTCCTACAAGAGATATGTCCGAATCTCAATCAAAGCTTTTACTCAAGTTTCTGCAAAATCAACAGCAAATTGGTTATATTCCGCCAAGGTCACAGTTACAACCACAGCAATATCAAGATAAATATCAAGATAAATATCAAATTAAAACGAATGTTGAATTAATTAAAGCATTAAAACAAGCAGCAGAATTAGAAGTTGCTGTAATGCTGCAATATATTTACGCCGGATATTCCGTTCCCAATTACGTCACCGGGGAAGAATACGTTCGTCGCGGATTGTGGACAGAAGAACAATTACATTTGGCTTGTGGCGATAACAAAGAAGTTGATAATTATGGAATGCGGGGAGTATTAATGGAAATTGCCCGCGAGGAAATGATTCATTTTCTCCTCGTCAACAATATATTAATGGCAATTGGCGAACCATTCTATCCCGCAGTTCCCGATTTCAAACAACTTAACGCCAAATTTCCTATAGATATCGACTTTGCTTTAGAACCATTAAACGCATTATCCCTACAGTATTTTATGCGGTTGGAAATGCCAGATTTTCTTAATGAAACCCTTGTTGAAGAAACTATTCCAACATCGGAACAGTTACACACATATGGTTCCTTGAGTGAATTATACGGTCAAATCCGCGACGGATTAGAAAATATTCCTGACTTATTTACAGTTGATAAAAATAAAGTTGGTGGGGAACACCGTTTATTCATGCGGGATAATCTCAATCAAAAACACCCAGATTATCAAATGCAGGTTTATGACGTTAAAAGCGCATTGTTTGCAGTAGATGTAATTGTAGAACATGGAGAAGGAAGCCAAACCCAAAGCGAAACCTTTGCTAAATCCCATTATCAAAAATTCCGTCAATTAGCAGACGCTCTTTCCCAAGAACAAATTTGCGTTAATAATAAAAATCAATCCCGGAACGGAATAGTAAAAACCTGGAATCCTTCCTACCCATCTTTAAGAAATCCCAGCGTTTCTTATCAAGACCATAATTCCAACGTTGTCACAGTTCCTCAAACCAGAATGGTAATGGAAATATTCAACGAAAGCTACTTCCTAATGATGCAATTAATGGTTCAACATTTCAATGCAAATCCCCAAGGAAGCTTAAGACGTTCCAAATTAATGAACGCCAGCATCGATATTATGACAGGAATGATGCGTCCCTTGGGAGAACTATTAATGACTTTACCATCCGGGAAACGCGGTAAAACAGCAGGACCTTCCTTTGAAATACCAACACCGGAATATATACCCGATTCAAAAATTGCTTATCAAACTATTGCAAATAAATTCGAGATTCTAGCAAAACGTTCTTATCAATGTGAAGTGATTCCCGAAGCTGTTTCGGAAATGTTTGATTTTTATTGTAATTTCTTCGAGGAATTAAGGAGTAAGCAGAAGTGA